In the Caenorhabditis elegans chromosome X genome, one interval contains:
- the col-167 gene encoding Nematode cuticle collagen N-terminal domain-containing protein (Confirmed by transcript evidence), whose translation MSDIKQLEQEASSLRRTALVGVAVSFTATLVCVIAAPMLYNYMQHMQSVMQSEVDFCRSRSGNIWREVTRTQVLAKVSGGALRSRRQAGYESAGVEGSSVGHQGGCCGCGVSAAGPPGAPGQDGEDGADGQPGAPGNDGPDGPAATPAPAHEFCFDCPAGPPGPAGPAGPKGPNGNSGSDGQPGAPGNNGNAGGPGAPGQAGQDGHPGNAGAPGAPGKVNEVPGPAGAPGAPGPDGPAGPAGSPGAPGNPGSQGPQGPAGDNGGAGSPGQPGANGDNGADGETGAPGGCDHCPPPRTAPGY comes from the coding sequence ATGTCTGATATCAAACAACTCGAGCAAGAGGCTAGCTCCCTCCGCCGTACGGCTCTTGTCGGAGTTGCCGTCTCCTTCACTGCCACATTGGTGTGCGTCATTGCCGCCCCAATGCTCTACAACTACATGCAACACATGCAATCCGTTATGCAATCCGAAGTTGATTTCTGCCGTTCCCGATCTGGAAACATCTGGAGAGAGGTTACCCGCACTCAAGTTCTCGCCAAGGTTTCTGGAGGAGCTCTTCGTTCCCGCCGTCAAGCTGGATACGAGAGCGCCGGAGTTGAAGGATCTTCCGTTGGACACCAAGGAGGATGCTGCGGATGTGGAGTATCTGctgctggaccaccaggagccccaggacaagACGGAGAAGATGGAGCTGATGGAcaaccaggagccccaggaaacGACGGACCAGACGGACCAGCCGCCACTCCAGCCCCAGCTCACGAGTTCTGCTTTGACTGCCCagccggaccaccaggaccagccggaccagctggaccaaAGGGACCAAACGGAAACTCAGGATCCGACGGACagccaggagccccaggaaacAACGGAAACGCCGGAGGaccaggagctccaggacaaGCCGGACAAGACGGACACCCAGGAAACGCCGGAGctccaggagccccaggaaagGTCAACGAGGTTCCAGGCCCAGCCGGAgccccaggagccccaggaccagacggaccagctggaccagcCGGAtccccaggagccccaggaaacCCAGGATCCCaaggaccacaaggaccagCCGGAGACAACGGAGGAGCTGGATccccaggacagccaggagccAACGGAGACAATGGAGCCGATGGAGAGACCGGAGCCCCAGGAGGTTGCGACCACTGCCCACCACCAAGAACCGCACCAGGATATTAA